A region of the Silene latifolia isolate original U9 population chromosome 9, ASM4854445v1, whole genome shotgun sequence genome:
ACCCGACACGATTTGACTTGTTTGTCACGCCTACGTAGCATGGACTCAACATATATTGTCTCTGCTTAAGAACGAAAAGAATCTTTGTATCTAAGGAAGTTATTACTATTCTCGGGTTCAGTACCTTTTGCCGACTTTGGAACCCGTAAGTATCTTCCTTTCTACTATGAATTTTCCAGggcgattgataataagacagGTCCTGTTAGATAATTCTCTTACAGAGTTAATGTTCCTCTACAACGTAAAACGGGCATACCACACTTGGTAGAGCATACTATTAtgagttatattaaaaaaattcaTCATGATGTATACTCTTTCCCCTTCTTAAACTCTTCCACCTTCCTCCTTAGAGGTCAAACTTTTATAACTGACTATTAATATGTCAAAAATCATGATCAAACGTCCGCAATAACAATTGTGTAGAAGCAATACAGAAGATCATTGCGAAGAGGATGAAAtacatttagtgtgaaattcctaaaagataatgaatcttACTCCCAAAGTCCACACCAACTAAAATACCCGACCAAAACTCGCATAATGAAAATAAAAGCGACGCCTAAAAGTAAGAATGCCAAATGGCGGATAAGACATGACGAGTGTAGGCCTTCTCATACccgtatttaatagaaaaattacatgccccTACTTGTCGCAAGTAAATTTTCAAAACCATAACCGCTTCAACTTTGGgagatcttaaaatagtttcgttccatttaaatgtcatatactcgtctattctataactttctcaaataattATGATATTATTTTACCCATATATAACACCCATGGTTGGCacgatttaaaattcagtttgagtcTAAAATTTTATTTATATTCGCTACATCCAAGACAAATGCGATATAGTTGGACACTGTGATAGATTTTTCCTTTTGATtaaattaatttgtttttttatattattgtagAGCTAATAATAATTTTCATTCTTATGTAGAAAGCTAACATTTATTTTGAACCACTTACTTATTTATTTTGTTCCTCATGATTTTGGAGTATATATGTACCTTGTGGTACAATGCCTAATTGCtaatatttattttgaaccaataGCTATAATGGAggttataaaattaaaaatggaacTTGAGATCAACTACTAACAATAGGGGCAAAAATAAGTAAACATtggcaaaaaaaaatataaaggagTAATTAATTAGATATGAGGAAGCTCGGTAGATcatgaaaaatctcatatttaggcttTATTTCAGAGAAATTAGCGTTTGAgcaaaatttcatttatcttaatatttttgtaaatatttgatagataaattatttaccaaaataagagtagcatgtgagaaataagttatctgtttttttattcattcaacttataatattaaatatagagaACTTATTACGTCCTTTTACCAAAAAAACAGCTACCTTtcggttagtttgccaaacatttctggcttaatcaattaaattatcatCTCTTAATTTTCAGTTACTTTTTAAGCTACATTTTTAGGTTTCAGTGAACTTTTCAGTTAGTATGACAAATGGAATTTAAGATTAGtagagttaattatattttactcccttttgaaatccAAATTTTAAAAACTACTCCCTTTTGAAatcttttgctaaaattactcccttaagttgcattttttttcctaaaattgcttcaaaatttcaatttaagtgacttattttctttgtttttgaactctccctccatttgtctacatagttatacctttcaaagtataaattggcTAACGCACAAACGGAATAAGGTCAAAAACAGACGAAATAGGTCACttaaattggagttttgaaataattttagaaaaaaatgCAATgtgggagtaattttagcaaaaaaattcaagagggagtaattttaaaaatgtgaatttcaaaagggagtaaaatctaattaactcgatatagaatatgaataatgtttatattataattaatataccatataattagttacattgtGTATTTTGAGCATCACCTACTTATATTAGAATaatcttattaaaataaatttaatctacatattaggataactttattaaaatattaagaattctacttttattaggagaattttattaaatttgtttgaaatctactcttgttaggaattctaaaaaaagtggactctctaatatcgcttgaaAAGTTTCAGCTTTATATTATAAGTTCAAAAACAGATGAAATAGGTCACttaaattggagttttgaaataattttaggaaaaaatgcaacttgggagtaattttagcaaaaaaattcaagagggagtaattttaaaaatgtgaatttcaaaagggagtaaaatctaattaactcgatatagtatatgaataatgtttatattatatttaatatgccatataattagttacattgtGTATTTTGAGTATTACCTACTTATATTAGAATaatcttattaaaataaatttaatctacttttattaggataactttattaaaatgttaagaaatctacttttattaggataattttattaaatttgtttctaaatctactcttgttaggaattctaaaaaagttggactctctaatatcgctcgaaaaatttctgctttatatatatgtattgattgattttattttcctaaaaaaaagtatgttattaatcaaacactcttttattcttatgtcaatattatgttaacgggaattatttgttggtcaagcggcatacataaaatcttagacaagaaagatgtactatatgtctatgttacattttattgtgaaatttattacacattattttaatatctgtgcaacgcacgggcaagaaaactagtattACCTATAATagacattttatttttgtcttatctacttaTATGAGTAGTATTTAACCCGTCGCGAATTTCCAACGGATATGTCCGTCATAAGGGAGCCTATGAAATTTGAAATAACAAATTGATCCAAACAACGAAATTATTAATAGgagtattaattaaaaaaaaaaaaataggagtGGAAAGGAAAGGAAGGGTAGTCAATATCGAAAAGCGGACGGCCTATTCCATTTCCCGGTTGTGAAACCCTAGAATTAAAATCAGCCTTTTTCCGGCGACTTCTTCTCTTATATTCTTCGCTGCCGGTTGTAAGGTAACTCTCTTTACTACTCACGATTTATTACTATTTTGTATTTACTCTTATCTTTTTAGGGTTTCTCTTTTGCAATTTTGTTATTACTCTTAGAATATAGCAAATCATATCAAAAGATAAGAATTTTTTTAGTATTATTGagattgaatttttgtatatgttCATCTCAATTACTCCATCTTGTTTTACTTTTTTTTGGGGTTCAAATGAGCGCACTATGTCGCTGGTGAGAATCGAAACCCCCTccccaaccccccccccccccccaacttCATGGTTAGGATAAGAGTGCTCTTACCGCTTGAGCTAACTCTTGTTCTCTCCATCTGGTTTACTTGTAGGTGGTGGTTAGTTACATAATGGAGCCAATGGACATTGTTGGCAAAGCAAAAGAAGACGCTTCGCTTCCTAAAGGTAATTCCACCTTATTGCCTTGCTTTTCTAATTTACTTGCTCATGCTTAAAATTTCTTACTTGTTTCCAGCTACCATGACTAAGATAATTAAGGAGATGCTGCCTGCTGAAGTTCGGGTCGCTAGAGATGCTCAAGATTTATTAATCGACTGTTGTGTAGGTCGGTCTGTCTGTCATTCATTCATATgcccaatttcttttcttttgtttactCCACCTCTTACTCACTCTCTCTAACATCGGGTTGTTTCAGAATTCATAAATCTTGTTTCTTCAGAATCAAATGAAGTCTGTAACAGAGAAGACAAACGGACTATTGCTCCTGAGCATGTACTTAAGGCCCTGCAGGTATTATTCTGTCATTAACAAACATCGTGCCTGCCTATAATATATATGCTCATCGTCAATGGTTAGGAGTGGTGATGTACTGCTGCTGGTGGTAATAACAGACTGATATGGAGTAGTAAGTTTAATTAATGTAAAAGTAATGAATGCTATTTCTGGATACAATTCTCATTTTCTTCccatagttttttttttctttttttttggggggaAATGTAAGTATTATATTAATCGCAAACAAACCAATTGATTAACTAGGGAGATAGCCCTAGTTAACTACAACTCGACATAATTTGTTCTAACCATATTGTTGCTCTACTAGTTTTTCCTACCACATTACGAGCTCGCAAATTCAAAACAATTCCAACCTGTACCTGCCTAAATAGCACAGTTGGTAAGAACCATAATACTATCAACTCTACATCTATTCCGTGCATGCCACAATTCATACATCAAATGTGCCAGACTTGCAGCAAGCACCTGTCTAGCCAGTAAAGACCGGGCTCTGTAATTAAGCCACCAATCTGTCACTCCTTGTGCTGGAATTGGAATCTGCATCCAGTCCTCA
Encoded here:
- the LOC141600126 gene encoding protein Dr1 homolog isoform X1, whose amino-acid sequence is MFISITPSCFTFFWGSNERTMSLVVVSYIMEPMDIVGKAKEDASLPKATMTKIIKEMLPAEVRVARDAQDLLIDCCVEFINLVSSESNEVCNREDKRTIAPEHVLKALQVLGFGDYTEEVYAAYEQHKLETMQDGVRSGKWSSSGAEMTEEEAAAEQQRMFAEARARMNGGVPLAKPDADPTPES
- the LOC141600126 gene encoding protein Dr1 homolog isoform X2, which translates into the protein MEPMDIVGKAKEDASLPKATMTKIIKEMLPAEVRVARDAQDLLIDCCVEFINLVSSESNEVCNREDKRTIAPEHVLKALQVLGFGDYTEEVYAAYEQHKLETMQDGVRSGKWSSSGAEMTEEEAAAEQQRMFAEARARMNGGVPLAKPDADPTPES